The genomic DNA ACGCTCTCCTACCAATTGCTTGCGCAATTCCACAGCTTCGGTTTATAACTTAGCCCCGTTACATTGTCGGCGCAGAGACTCTCGACCAGTGAGCTATTACGCACTCTTTAAAGGTATGGCTGCTTCTAAGCCAACCTCCTGGTTGTTTATGAATCTCCACCTCCTTTCCCACTTAGTTATAATTAGGGACCTTAGCTGGTGGTCTGGGTTGTTTCCCTTTTGACGACGGAAGTTAACTCCCGTGGTCTCACTCCTGAGTTATAGAATTATGGTATTCGGAGTTTGATTGGATTCAGTAAGCTATACGCCCCCTAGTCCATTCAGTGCTCTACCCCCACAATTAAACACTCAAGGCTGCACCTAAATGCATTTCGGAGAGAACGAGCTATCTCCTAGTTCGATTGGCTTTTCACCCCTAAACCTATCTCATCTCCCAACTTTTCAACGGCGGTGAGTTCGGGCCTCCACTGTGTCTTACCACAGTTTCACCCTGGACAGGATTAGATCACCAGGTTTCGCGTCTACGCCCAGCGACTATGTCGCCCTATTCAGACTCGGTTTCCCTTCGGCTCCGTTATACTTAACCTCGCCACTGAACGTAACTCGCAGGATCATTCTCCAAAAGGCACGCCATCACCCTTGCGGGCTCTGACCGCTTGTAAGCACATAGTTTCAGGTTCTATTTCACTCCCCTCCCGGGGTTCTTTTCACCTTTCCCTCACGGTACTATTCGCTATCGGTTAATAAGAGTATTTAGCCTTACGAGATCTGGTCCTCGCTGATTCACACAGAATTCCTCGTGCTCCATGTTACTTGGGAGAAAACGGACATGTTAATGAGTTTACCTGTACAGGATTATCACCTTCTACGATCTAGCTTTCCAACTAGTTCCAGTTCGGTCATTAACAATGTTGAGTACGTTGCAGTTCCTCATAGTTTTTCCCACAACCCCGCATAAACAACGGCTGCATCCTTGACATTTATGCGGTTTAGGCTCATCCCCGTTCGCTCGCCGCTACTTGGGGAATCGTTTTTTACTTTCTTTTCCTCGCGTTACTTAGATGTTTCAGTTCACGCGGTTCCCTCTTTCGTGCTAAGTCTTCAACTTAGCGGATTGCTCCATTCGGAAATCTCGGGGTCAATGTTCGATTGCAACTAACCCGAGCTTATCGCAGCTTACCACGTCCTTCATCGGCTCTTATTACCTAGGCATTCCCTATGTGCCCTTACTTATTTTAACCTATTATTTTTAATTGACAGCTAACTCTATTAATTATTAGAGTTAAATTGTATTATCTACTGATTTACTATATAGTTTCCAATGTCCATTTGATAATGTTTAAGAACATCATCAATAGAATAGAGAAAGCAATTGCTCCTTAGAAAGGAGGTGATCCATCCGCACGTTCCCGTACGGATACCTTGTTACGACTTCACCCCAATCGCTAATCACACCCTCGGAGCATCCCTCCTTACGGTTAGGCCTGCTACTTCAGGTGCAACCAACTCTCGTGGTGTGACGGGCGGTGTGTACAAGACCCGAGAACGTATTCACCGCAACATAGCTGATTTGCGATTACTAGCGATTCCAACTTCATGTACTCGAGTTGCAGAGTACAATCCGAACTGAGAATAGTTTTCTGAGATTAGCTTCCCTTCACAGGTTCGCCACTCTCTGTACTACCCATTGTAGCACGTGTGTAGCCCAGCGTATAAGGGGCATGATGACTTGACGTCATCCCCACCTTCCTCCTGCTCGTCGCAGGCAGTATCGCATGAGTGCCCAACTTAATGATGGCAACATACGAAAGGGGTTGCGCTCGTTGCGGGACTTAACCCAACATCTCACGACACGAGCTGACGACAGCCATGCACCACCTGTCACTAAGTTCCCCCGAAGGGGCACATCAGCATCTCTGCTAACTTCTTAGGATGTCAAACGCTGGTAAGGTTCCTCGCGTTGCGTCGAATTAAACCACATGCTCCACCGCTTGTGCGGGTCCCCGTCAATTCCTTTGAGTTTCATACTTGCGTACGTACTCCCCAGGCGGATTACTTATCGCGTTAGCTTGGGCGCTGAGGTTCGACCCCCAACACCTAGTAATCATCGTTTACAGCGTGGACTACCAGGGTATCTAATCCTGTTTGCTACCCACGCTTTCGCGCTTCAGCGTCAGTATCTGTCCAGTGGGCTGACTTCTCCATCGGCATTCCTACAAATATCTACGAATTTCACCTCTACACTTGTAGTTCCGCCCACCTCTCCAGTACTCTAGTTTGACAGTTTCCAACGCAATACGGAGTTGAGCCCCGCATTTTCACATCAGACTTACCAAACCACCTAGACGCGCTTTACGCCCAATAAATCCGGATAACGCTTGCGACATACGTATTACCGCGGCTGCTGGCACGTATTTAGCCGTCGCTTCTTCTGTTGGTACCGTCACGTTCTTCGTCCCAACTGAAAGCACTTTACATTCCGAAAAACTTCATCGTGCACACAGAATTGCTGGATCAGACTTTTGGTCCATTGTCCAATATTCCCCACTGCTGCCTCCCGTAGGAGTAAGGGCCGTGTCTCAGTCCCCTTGTGGCCGTTCACCCTCTCAGGCCGGCTACCTATCATCGCCTTGGTGAGCCGTTACCTCACCAACAAGCTAATAGGACGCAAAGCTCTCCTGCAGCGCATATAGCTTTCATACAAAAGTCATGCGACTAAAGTATAATACCCGGTATTAGCATCCGTTTCCAGATGTTGTCCCGAACTGCAGGGCAAGTTCTTTACGCGTTACTCACCCGTCCGCCACCATCACCCGAAGGATCAAGTAGACTTGCATGTGTTAAGCATTCTGTCAGCGTTCATCCTGAGCCAGGATCAAACTCTTCGTTCAATCTATTAACTCAGTAAAATATTACTGATTGTTTACACCAATTTATTGTTGTGTTTGCATTTTTATCTTTCTCTATTCTGTTGCTAATGTCCTTTGTTGCCGCTTTCTCGCGGACAAGATATATACTAACACAATTTTAAAGATACGTCAACCACTTTTTTATAATCTTCTATATTTTTTTTCAAATCCATCTGCTGTCTTTAAAGCTAAATTTATTTCATCTAACAAAAATCTTTTATCTTCTGGAAATGTTCCAGATAAATTTAAATAATTAGATGCATGATTTGCTCTAAATATTAATGGCTTTTTCACATCTATATTTTCAATAATAACCTTAATTTCATTTAAAATATCCTTAGATGTAGCTTCTATAAATTCACCAACTCTTAATTTATTGTAAAGTTCACAGCCAGGTGAAATAATTAAAGTTAATATACCAAGATAATCTGGTTCAATTTGACTAATTAATTTTCCACTATTTACAGCGTGTTCTCTCCAACTATTTTGCCCATTTATTCCAGCTATCAATGTTACTGAAAGAGTAAATTTCGCATTTTTCAATCTCTTGCAAACCTCTATCATCCCATCACTATCTATTTCTTTTCTTATACTTTTTAAAGTTTTGGAGTCTCCACTTTCTATTCCTAAATACACCAATTCTAACCCAGCTGACTTAATTAAATTTAATTCTTCGTCTGTTTTCTCTAATACTGATTTAGGAGAGGCATATATAGATATTCTTTCACACTCAGGAAACTTTTTTTTAATATAACCTAACATCTCAATTAGCATATCTGTAGGCATACTAAAAGCATCTCCATCTGCTATAAAAATTCTTTTTACATAAGATAAATGAATTCTAAAAGCATCTATGTCATTTTTTATTTCATCAATTGGTTTTACAACATATTTTTTAGTTTTATACATAGTACAAAAACTACATTTATTGTGAGAACATCCATAAGTTGCTTGAATAATCAAACTATAAGCTTCTGATGGAGGTCTATATAATGGTTCTGAATATATAAATGGATTTCTAGTCATTATAAGCTACCCTTTCTAAGATGATAATATACTCTATTTTATCATAAGTTATCTACTTTTAAAATATATTAGATTTTATTTTTTTAAAAATTTTCAATTTCAGAAAATACTATATCTAAAACATTTTGCAAAATATCTTCTGGTAATTTTTCTATAACTTTAAAATCTCGTGCATTTAAATCTAAAGCTCTAATGTGCTCACACAAAATAACACCTGTTGTAGAAGTTCTATTATCTAAAGGAATATGCAATGGAAAATGATTGTTTGTATTTGTAATAGGACAAACTATTGTTAAATTTGTTTTTTCATTAAAAAAATTATTACTTACTACTATAGCAGGTCTATATCCCGCTTGCTCATGTCCTGCTTGAGGATTAAAATTTATTTTAATTATATCTCCTTGTCTTACCATATCTCTTTCCCCACAGGATCGCCCCACTCAATTATTTCACATTCATATTCTTCTTCATGATCTGCAAATAATTCCTTTATATTCTTTCTTTTTTTTATTTCAATAATCTTTTTTGCTTTTATTTCTCCATCTTCTATTCTAAGTTCAATTTTATCATTTTCACTCCAATTAAGAGCTTCAAGCATAGAATTTGGTATTCTAATTGCTTTTGCATTTCCACATTTTGATATATTACTTTTAATAATCATAAAGCCCTCCTTTTAAATATATATTATAAGCTTTTGCTATTTTCATGTCAATATATATAAACAAAAAGGACCAAATGTAAAATTCAGTCCTTTTTTAAGTAAATTACTATTCTGCTACTAGATTTGTATCTTTCCCGTCAATTGTTAATATTCCTTCTTTTCCTTTAAAATGAACTTCAACTTTATCATTATCTCCAACCATTCTAACTCCTGATCCTGATACAGCTTGTTTCATTTCAACTTTTTTATCTCCAATTGTTAATACTGCAGTTTCAAAATTGTCAGTAGAATCTAAAGTTACAACTTGACCATTGTCAACTGTTTTAAAAGCTACCTTTTGATCTTTTGTTAATTTTTGTGTTAATTGATCTACTTTTGCTCCAACAGCATCTTGAACTTTATCTACTTTTGCTTCTGTCGCTTCTTTTA from Fusobacterium hominis includes the following:
- a CDS encoding radical SAM protein gives rise to the protein MTRNPFIYSEPLYRPPSEAYSLIIQATYGCSHNKCSFCTMYKTKKYVVKPIDEIKNDIDAFRIHLSYVKRIFIADGDAFSMPTDMLIEMLGYIKKKFPECERISIYASPKSVLEKTDEELNLIKSAGLELVYLGIESGDSKTLKSIRKEIDSDGMIEVCKRLKNAKFTLSVTLIAGINGQNSWREHAVNSGKLISQIEPDYLGILTLIISPGCELYNKLRVGEFIEATSKDILNEIKVIIENIDVKKPLIFRANHASNYLNLSGTFPEDKRFLLDEINLALKTADGFEKKYRRL
- a CDS encoding type II toxin-antitoxin system PemK/MazF family toxin; protein product: MVRQGDIIKINFNPQAGHEQAGYRPAIVVSNNFFNEKTNLTIVCPITNTNNHFPLHIPLDNRTSTTGVILCEHIRALDLNARDFKVIEKLPEDILQNVLDIVFSEIENF
- a CDS encoding AbrB/MazE/SpoVT family DNA-binding domain-containing protein, with the protein product MIIKSNISKCGNAKAIRIPNSMLEALNWSENDKIELRIEDGEIKAKKIIEIKKRKNIKELFADHEEEYECEIIEWGDPVGKEIW